The following are encoded together in the Triticum dicoccoides isolate Atlit2015 ecotype Zavitan chromosome 6B, WEW_v2.0, whole genome shotgun sequence genome:
- the LOC119324545 gene encoding putative B3 domain-containing protein Os03g0621600 encodes MSGQMFTLAAAADVRYGVSMRREFGSHLENIAPETEFVKIIARGGLVFDFKVIRDDYEPFLSSGGWEEFVDATNIQEGDSVLFVYRGNFCLKAHIFNPSGHEKSFFFCQRPTEIFGDVPSSTLCDQCVMNGHEAHKANDRPSMNLEDGSPPLSNHVGGPSQHTYILARGATLYTQMKKRVEEKVQAIGSEIPIYVKKMTEISIIGSKGKGRGGRTYVVTFCREFASAWLPTQKTKIYLQVVGKTKPWRTKFDVGRRGDRMSWIHNGWEEFVWDNGLKVGDVCLFEAKKKNGQMLIVHMIRSEIEV; translated from the exons ATGTCGGGGCAGATGTTCACCCTCGCGGCCGCCGCCGACGTCCGGTACGGCGTG AGCATGCGGCGTGAGTTTGGAAGTCATTTGGAGAACATAGCCCCCGAGACCGAGTTTGTCAAAATCATAGCTCGTGGTGGCCTCGTGTTTGATTTTAAAGTTATTAGGGACGACTACGAGCCATTTCTTTCGTCCGGCGGATGGGAGGAGTTTGTGGATGCAACTAACATACAAGAAGGTGACTCCGTTCTGTTTGTGTACCGTGGGAACTTCTGCCTTAAGGCTCACATATTCAATCCAAGCGGTCACGAGAAATCTTTTTTCTTTTGTCAACGACCTACTGAGATATTTGGAGATGTTCCTTCGAGCACTCTTTGTGATCAATGTGTGATGAATG GACACGAAGCTCACAAGGCGAATGACCGGCCATCTATGAATCTTGAAGACGGTTCGCCACCTCTGTCCAATCATGTTGGGGGGCCTTCCCAGCATACCTATATTTTGGCCCGGGGGGCGACTCTGTATACGCAAATGAAGAAAAGAGTTGAGGAAAAAGTACAAGCAATTGGATCTGAAATTCCTATCTATGTCAAAAAGATGACTGAAATCTCTATTATTGGCAGCAAGGGCAAGGGTAGAGGAGGCCGAACATATGTTGTG ACCTTCTGCCGCGAATTTGCTTCGGCATGGCTCCCCACCCAGAAAACAAAAATTTACCTTCAGGTAGTGGGCAAAACGAAGCCATGGCGTACCAAGTTCGATGTTGGACGACGTGGTGACAGAATGAGTTGGATTCACAACGGGTGGGAGGAATTTGTTTGGGACAATGGCCTGAAGGTAGGGGATGTGTGTCTCTTTGAAGCAAAAAAGAAGAATGGCCAGATGTTGATTGTCCATATGATTCGGTCGGAAATAGAGGTGTAG